Sequence from the Gloeocapsopsis dulcis genome:
GAAGATGAATCAGAACGTAACGAGCATGAACAAGGTCAAAAGAGGCATTTTTCACTTCAAAATATCGGACATCTGCTTCTGTGACTTCCACATTCGATAGCTTGATGTTGGCTAAAAAACGCGTATCGACATCAATAGCAGTCACTTTACCATTTTGTCCGACAACTGCTGCCATCCAGTGCGCGATTGATCCTGCACCTGCTCCAACTTCAAGACATTGCCAGTTTGTGGCGATCCCAGTTGCTTGAAGTCGTCTATGGCTGCTTGGATCGAAGACTTGTTCAATTGCCCGCAGCCGTTCTAGTTCTGGTAAATGCTGAGTATCACTAAACACATAATTAGATGCCATTCGCCTTTCCTTCTCAGTAGTCATTTAGAAATCATATTCTCGCTCTCGTGCCATCCTTTGGGGATCGGGGGCAAAGGCTAACCACAGAGGAAACTGCAAAAGTCCTAGGCTAACTTTATCTTCTGAATCATCAATAATAATCAGTGGCATGAAGTTGCCTTTGACAAGTCGTTCAGCTTTTAACGCTACCGCTTCCGGAGTTTCAAACAAACCAACGCCACGATCTGGACCAAAATCAGGGCGCGAAATTCCTAAGCAATCTTGTAAGCCGCGCCGCCAGTCGCCGAGGCGTTCTGGAGTATTGGCTAAAATTAGTGTGCGCAAGCGATCGCCATGTATTGTGTATAAAACAGAAATTACAGCAGAAGCAATCAGGATATTTTGTAAGCGACTACCCATCGTGCGTAAAGCACCACGTCCACCTTGAGTAAAAAACCAGTTAGCTGCTCGTTCTGCATGAACAGGTTCAAATGTGCGGCGGAGTTGCCACGGTGGACCATAATAATCTGGTTCAGCACGATATTCATCAAGCAAACGGCGAATTTGTTTAGCAGTTGATTGAAAGCGCGGTTCCGCAAATTGTGGCGTTGATGGTGGTTCTTCAACAGGCTGAGATTGTGGTACTTTTTCTTCTGGTTCTTCTTTGACTTTTGGTGCTAATTGGAGTTGTTCTGCTGCTGCGGCTAAATCTTGCAAACTACCTGTGAGATAGTCTTTAAAGCCTTGGACTCGAATTGCCAAGTCTTGAGAAACTCCGGCAAATGTGGTGCGCATTTCTGCACGAATTCGTTCTTGACGACGTTCGAGTTGTTCTACAGCGATCTGTAACGATTGTCTGCGTTGTTCGAGTTGCGCTAAAGATTCTTGCACGACTTGATCGAGTGCGTTTTGAGTTTGATTAACTTGCTCAGACAGTTTTTTGCGTTGAGATTGGAGTGTTGCGATTTCTTGTTTTAGTTCTGCTGCTTGATTTTTTAGCTCGCTTAATTGGTGTTGGGCTTCGACAACGCGATCGCGCTCTTGAGCATACTCTACCGCAGACAGTTGTTCCAGCTCAACTAAAAAATCCACTCCAGATTCTGATTGACTCGATGAATCACCTTCTGGTACAAATTCTTGGTTAGGCTCCTCTGGTTCCACTGAGGATTCGTTAGTTATCTCTTGGTTTTGTGGTTCGTCTTGATTCATAAATAATGAATTTGAAATTCAGCAAGTTAAGACATATCATCTTACTATTTTCTTTGCTAGCTCCTCTCTTCTGCTTTCGGAACGCGCTGTTCTAGACAACTTCTGAGCATTTTGGAATCAAAGATAATTGGTAAAAAATGAATGCTTTTAACTTCTTTAAAGTAAAATAGAATAGGGACATTAGACCAAAAAATCTCCCAGTTTTGCCATTCTTGATAGGGAAAGCGACGAATTAAGTTTTCTCCTCGGTAAATATCGAAGGCAGTATCTGTAAATTGCAAACGCAGCGTTCCTGCTTGGAACATCAGAAACATACCAAACAGAGCAACTACACCTCCTATCCAAAGAGAAAGTAAAAGTAAAGGAATAGCTGTAACAATGATAACTACAGGGAGCGTATAATTAGGTGCAAGCTCAATAGTTGCTGTTGACGAATAGGGAGAAGGAGTCACAGTTTTGAATCCTCTGATACAAATACACTTACCTTTAACTTACTTCCTATCTTAAAACTTATTGTTATCAGATTCCGCGTAGCACTGCGCTCCCTGTTCCTTGAAACATTAAAGCTGTTAAGAGAAAGTTAGTAATAAAGATAGCGAGTAATGCTGTGACAACCGCAGACGTAGTTGACTGTCCAACACCTTTTGCTCCTCCTGTTGTTGTTAAACCCCAACTACAACCAATGATGGCAATCAGTATTCCAAAACAAGCTGCTTTAATGGCAGCGCTACAAACATCCCACACATCGAGAAAATTACGAGCTGAATCTAGAAAGGTAGTTTGAGAAAGGTTGTATAGATTAGTCACAATGAGCAGTCCTCCCAACATACCTGTAATCAAAGATAGCAATGTTAACGCTGGTAACATGAGACAGCAGGCAATCACGCGGGGAATGACAAGGTAATCAATGGGATCGGTTTTGAGCATATACAAAGCATCTATTTGCTCTGTAACCCGCATCGTGCCTATTTCTGCTGCAAATGCTGAACCAACGCGCCCTGCCAGAACTACGGCTGTGAGGACAGGGGCAAGTTCGCGAGTCAAAGCGAGTGCTAGTACTCCTCCTACAGCGTTTCCTGCACCAAATTGAATAAATTCGCGCGCGACTTGAATTGTAAAAACAGCGCCCACAAAAGCCGCTGTAATTAAGGCAATCAGAAGCGATTCGGGACCAACAGCAGCCATTTGATCGAGTGTGTTACGCCGGTGAATTTTGCCTCGCAGTAAATGAACTATGACTTGTCCACCCAGCAACAATGCTGCCAGCAACCGCTGACTCCACATTCCTAAACTTGAACTTCGCGTATCACTCAATGCGTTGATGTTAATTTAATATAGTTTTCGGGCAAAATATTTGCTGAATCCCTTCAATACAATAGCAGTTTCTAGCTCACTACATTGTTGTTAGCGATAGACTCAGCAGTTTGTCAAGCTTAATTTACTGTAAAAGTCTTTTCAGAATTATTAAAGTCATTGTAGGCAGTCAAGTTTCTAGCGGAAAGCTTGTGAAGCATAGGTATACAGTACGTTGTGTTTGGTGGTTTTGAGAGATCAAGTTGATGCAGTGTGTCACAACACTTAGAACAAGTAGACAAAACTTTTAATAAAAACTTAAGATTATTGAAATTTACTCTTGTTTAGTGCGATCGCTCGTATTGTAGAAAGTAACAAATGTCCTTTGGATGTCAAAACTGGATGCCTGCATGAGCACGAGCATTTTATCCAACTTCCTCCGTTCGCTGTTGCTATCAATCATTTTGAGTTTTGTCGCACCAATGTTGCTAGTCGGTGCGCTAATCTTGAGCGCCTCTTTAATTGGCTATATTCCTGGTTTACAAGGAATGGCGAGTGCGATCGCTAACCAAATTTTGCAGTTTCTCGCTACGTTTGGCAGCGATAGTTCTTTTCATGGACTTCTTGTCATTTCACTCACTTGCAGCCTTGTCGGAGGCTTGTTTGATACCTACGCTTTTTACCGATACCAGAATTTGCGGGGGGAGTGAAAGAGGGGTGAGGAGCGTAGGGCTTTGCCCTTCTCGGAGAGTGGGGTGAGAGGTGAGTGACTAATGATTAGTTTTGAATTTTGAATTCTCTTTTGTCACCTTAGCAGGAGTAAAATAGATGATAAAACTTTCCATTTCCCTGCTAGAGCATGGTTGAGCCACGTCATCCCGTTACTACTGTTGGCTTTGTCAATGAATACTGCAATCACTATCAAGACTGGTTTGCCGAGGTGCGGAATTGTGAAGCGTTCAAGTTTCTGGTGTTAGGTATGATTTGCGAACTACCACGTAAGTCATAGAGCGCAATTGCTCGTAGTGTTGGACTACGCAACCCTCAATCCTTGCAACATTTTTTACAGCGCACCCCGTGGCAGGTCGAACAGTTTCGAGCAAGGCGGTTAGAGTTGAGCAAACAGTTGGTTGGAGAACGCTGTATCATCTTATGTATTGATGAAACAGGCGATAAAAAAGCCGAAAAAACTACATACTCTGTAGCAAAGTAGTATATTGGTAACTTAGGCAAAACTGACAATAAGATTGTGTCAGTGAACGCTGATGGGAGGTCGTAGAGAGTGCTTATTTGCTGATTAGTTGGCACGCCAATAACTTTCGTACTTCTCCTATTACTTATGCTCAACTAAATTCAGCTTGACTCAATTTTTATCTCGCCCAGGTGACACAAGAATAAGGCGGAAAACTGGATGTTGTCTGCAAGGGCTTAAGTTAAAGGTTCCTAAATACCCTTGGAGTTATACCTGTGAATTTGCGAAAAAGAATGGTGAGATGGCCTTGGTCTTTAAAGCCACTCAAAACAATGTCAGCGATCGCCGCCGGTGAGTTTAGTTGCTTTTCAAATATCCAACAAATCGTATTTTTTTTGTAAGTTAAATAATTTCATTCTTGCTTCACCGTTGTTATCAGCCAAGTCTGCAAATTCGACAAACCGCCGCAACTCTTTACGTAGTAAATTGCGCTCAACTTCTAAAGCTTCTCGATCTAACTCTGGTGGTAAAACAATCATGTCAAAGATCGTGGCGCGTTCTTTACCTGGATGCGGGCGCAAAACTCTTCCGCGACGCTGAATAAATTGCCGAGGATTTCCTGAACTTGCTAAAATCACCGCTGTTTCAATGGCGGGAATATCAACACCTTCATCTAAACAACGAATCGCCACTAAACCTTGTAACTCACCTGTTTCAAATTGACGACGTAAGTTTTCGCGTTCTTGTAAAGGTGTTTGGGCAGTGTAGGTACTGACTCGAAAACCAAGTTCTAATCCTAAAATTCTAGCAACAGCGTTGAGTTGATCGATTGAAGAACGCTGCACGCTATTTTGTGCGCTATCACTACAATAAAAAAGTGTGTGAGTCGTTTCGCGGCGACTTACCATCAAATCGCGTAAAGCATTTAATTTGTTTTCAGCTGCACCGATTAACCTAGCGCGTTGCATGAGTAACGGTGTTAAATCTTCGTTATTTTCTAACTTCTCTAGGGTGATAATATCCCGTTGTTGAAATAATAATGCTCGTCCAATTCTTTTAGTTAATTTGGCATAAGCTAGGCTTTCTGCTTCGGTTAATTCAACTAAAATGGGATAGTATAGATAATGTACTAAAGCTCCTTGCGCGATCGCATCTCTCAATGTAAACGCAGGTTGCAGAACATTTCCAAAATAATCAAATAAAAACTGCGTTCCTTCCTCATCAAAATACCTTTCGGGTGTTGCTGAAAGCGCTAGCCGTAAACCTACACGGCGCGGTAAACATTCTTCTAACCTAGGTGCGCCTAAATTATGGGCTTCATCTCCCACAATCAACGTTTTTTCAGGAAAGTACTTGAGTTGCGATTGAAATCCATCACCAATTAAAGTCGAATTCGTAGTAATCACAGTCAGAAACCTTTGATTACCAGAATGCACGTTATACAACTGAGTTGATAGTGCAGAGTGCCAGTTGCGTAAATTCTCAAAAGCTAAAATCGGCTGAAGGTTAAATTTTTCACATTCCTTTGCCCATTGAGTCACTAAATGCTGGTATGGACACACGACTAGCAAGACTTGTAAGCCGATTTTTTGATACAGTTCAGTAGCAATGCAGAGTGCTGTAATTGTCTTACCGCTACCTGTCGCCATTTTTAGCGTACCTCTACCATGATTAGCAAACCAACTTACTACAGCTTGGCGTTGATACTGGCGTAACTGTACAAACGGTGGTATTCGCGGACAACCAGGCGGTATCTTATTTACTATAGATAAATTAACTTGATAATCGCCTTTGTTTTCTGCAACAACTAGGCGAAGTTTGGTGCGATCGCGTTGAGAGTGAGAATATCGCTTCGACTGTGTTTGTTTAACTGGATATTGTTGTAAGTACATCTAATGTAAAATGTAAAAACCCGAAACCTGCAGCAATATTTGTCATTGTGACTTCATGCAGCAACTCACAATAATTTAGTCAACACCTTGCTAATCCCCAAGAAATTACTTAGTACTATAGTAGTATATAATACTTTTTTGCTATAAAAAGCACAAAGCTATTAGCTAACCGAACGCTAATAGCCCGTGAAATCATCCACCGCATTGTTTAATTCAGTCTTCAACTGTTAGTCAATGGATTTAGCTAACTGCTAATTGCTATCAGTTATAGTTGCGCCAAACACCAACAAGCATGCCTTGCACTTGTACTTGTGTTGCCACAACTTCAATCGGTTTGTATTTAGGATTTGCCGGTTTGAGAGTTACGCGATCGCCGCGACGGTAAAATCGTTTCAAAGTCGTGCCATGTCCGTCTACTCGCGCAGCAACAATCGTACCATTTCGCAGTTTTTCTGGCTCGGATACCGGACGCATAATTACTAAGTCGCCCTCAGTAATTAAGTCTTCAATCATACTATCGCCCATCACGCGCAAAGCAAATGTTTGTGGTGGTAAGAACAAGTTAGAAAAATCCAACTGTTCTACAGTATCGGTGAAAGGTTCGAGTAAACCACCCGCCGCGATCGCACCCAAAACAGGGACACTTTGTTGTACTCGGTTGAGTATCCGAATCGTTCGCGCCTTACCTTCCGTCCATTCAATATATCCTTTGATACGTAAATGTTCTAAACGGCTTTGAATTGGTGCGGGTGACTTCAAATTCATCGCTTGCATCATTTGACGAATCGATGGCGAATGCTGGTGTTGGCGAATATATTCGGCTAGCCAGTCATACAATTGTTGTTGAGCTTCGGTGAGGGGTTCCATCATAGTTCGGGAGCTAAAATACAAATATCTATAAGAACATTCGTACTACATTATTGCCCCGAATAGCAAAAGAAACTACTGATAAAGTAATTTTTCTTTGAAAAGTTGAGAAAATTATGTTCTTGGTAATTGGTAATGGATTTACTATTCATTCAACTCCTAGCAAACTTGCTAGTAGCGCCTTTTGGGCATGAAGTCGATTTTCTGCTTGATCCCACACTCGTGATTGAGAACCTTCCATGACATCATCTGTAATTTCTTCACCGCGATGCGCTGGTAAGCAGTGTAAAACGATCGCTTCAGCATCAGCGAGACTTAATAGCTGTTCGTTAATTTGATATGGCTGAAATACAGGAATTCTTGAAGTTGCTTGTGATTCTTGCCCCATACTTGCCCACACATCCGTATAAAGTACGCTAGCGCCTTTTGCCGCAGCTTCAGAATCGTGGGTGACAGTCACTTCAGTTTTATTTTGGGCGATCGCTTTTGCTTGCGCTACAACTCCAGCATCCGGTGCAAATTCTGCGGGTGTTGCAACACGGACATTCATTCCCACTAATGCACAACCCAACATCAGCGAGTGCGCCACATTATTTCCATCACCGACATACGTCAACGTCAATCCTGCTAAGTTACCAAAACACTCTTGAATGGTTAATAAATCGGCTAATATTTGACAAGGATGCTCTAAGTCACTTAATGCATTAATGACCGGAATTTTAGCGTAGTGTGCAAAAGTTTCGAGTTGCTGCTGTTCAAACGTGCGAATTGCCAAAATATCTAAATACCGATCCAAAACCCGCGCGGTATCTTCTACAGGTTCGCCGCGACTCACTTGAGTTACATCAGGATTTAAATCAATGACTTGTCCGCCGAGTTGATACATCGCCACAGAAAAACTCACCCGCGTGCGCGTTGAAGCTTTATAAAACAGCAATCCTAGGACTTTATTACAGTGCAGTTGCTTTCCCGCTTTTAATTCTGCTGCGAGTTGCAACAATTGTTTCAATTCATCT
This genomic interval carries:
- a CDS encoding transposase, with the protein product MQHFLQRTPWQVEQFRARRLELSKQLVGERCIILCIDETGDKKAEKTTYSVAK
- a CDS encoding DUF3086 domain-containing protein; the protein is MNQDEPQNQEITNESSVEPEEPNQEFVPEGDSSSQSESGVDFLVELEQLSAVEYAQERDRVVEAQHQLSELKNQAAELKQEIATLQSQRKKLSEQVNQTQNALDQVVQESLAQLEQRRQSLQIAVEQLERRQERIRAEMRTTFAGVSQDLAIRVQGFKDYLTGSLQDLAAAAEQLQLAPKVKEEPEEKVPQSQPVEEPPSTPQFAEPRFQSTAKQIRRLLDEYRAEPDYYGPPWQLRRTFEPVHAERAANWFFTQGGRGALRTMGSRLQNILIASAVISVLYTIHGDRLRTLILANTPERLGDWRRGLQDCLGISRPDFGPDRGVGLFETPEAVALKAERLVKGNFMPLIIIDDSEDKVSLGLLQFPLWLAFAPDPQRMAREREYDF
- a CDS encoding MlaE family lipid ABC transporter permease subunit gives rise to the protein MSDTRSSSLGMWSQRLLAALLLGGQVIVHLLRGKIHRRNTLDQMAAVGPESLLIALITAAFVGAVFTIQVAREFIQFGAGNAVGGVLALALTRELAPVLTAVVLAGRVGSAFAAEIGTMRVTEQIDALYMLKTDPIDYLVIPRVIACCLMLPALTLLSLITGMLGGLLIVTNLYNLSQTTFLDSARNFLDVWDVCSAAIKAACFGILIAIIGCSWGLTTTGGAKGVGQSTTSAVVTALLAIFITNFLLTALMFQGTGSAVLRGI
- a CDS encoding DNA phosphorothioation system restriction enzyme; this encodes MYLQQYPVKQTQSKRYSHSQRDRTKLRLVVAENKGDYQVNLSIVNKIPPGCPRIPPFVQLRQYQRQAVVSWFANHGRGTLKMATGSGKTITALCIATELYQKIGLQVLLVVCPYQHLVTQWAKECEKFNLQPILAFENLRNWHSALSTQLYNVHSGNQRFLTVITTNSTLIGDGFQSQLKYFPEKTLIVGDEAHNLGAPRLEECLPRRVGLRLALSATPERYFDEEGTQFLFDYFGNVLQPAFTLRDAIAQGALVHYLYYPILVELTEAESLAYAKLTKRIGRALLFQQRDIITLEKLENNEDLTPLLMQRARLIGAAENKLNALRDLMVSRRETTHTLFYCSDSAQNSVQRSSIDQLNAVARILGLELGFRVSTYTAQTPLQERENLRRQFETGELQGLVAIRCLDEGVDIPAIETAVILASSGNPRQFIQRRGRVLRPHPGKERATIFDMIVLPPELDREALEVERNLLRKELRRFVEFADLADNNGEARMKLFNLQKKYDLLDI
- a CDS encoding DUF3119 family protein, which produces MTPSPYSSTATIELAPNYTLPVVIIVTAIPLLLLSLWIGGVVALFGMFLMFQAGTLRLQFTDTAFDIYRGENLIRRFPYQEWQNWEIFWSNVPILFYFKEVKSIHFLPIIFDSKMLRSCLEQRVPKAEERS
- the argF gene encoding ornithine carbamoyltransferase, coding for MAAFTGRDLLSLADLDADELKQLLQLAAELKAGKQLHCNKVLGLLFYKASTRTRVSFSVAMYQLGGQVIDLNPDVTQVSRGEPVEDTARVLDRYLDILAIRTFEQQQLETFAHYAKIPVINALSDLEHPCQILADLLTIQECFGNLAGLTLTYVGDGNNVAHSLMLGCALVGMNVRVATPAEFAPDAGVVAQAKAIAQNKTEVTVTHDSEAAAKGASVLYTDVWASMGQESQATSRIPVFQPYQINEQLLSLADAEAIVLHCLPAHRGEEITDDVMEGSQSRVWDQAENRLHAQKALLASLLGVE
- the lexA gene encoding transcriptional repressor LexA → MEPLTEAQQQLYDWLAEYIRQHQHSPSIRQMMQAMNLKSPAPIQSRLEHLRIKGYIEWTEGKARTIRILNRVQQSVPVLGAIAAGGLLEPFTDTVEQLDFSNLFLPPQTFALRVMGDSMIEDLITEGDLVIMRPVSEPEKLRNGTIVAARVDGHGTTLKRFYRRGDRVTLKPANPKYKPIEVVATQVQVQGMLVGVWRNYN